In one window of uncultured Draconibacterium sp. DNA:
- a CDS encoding S4 domain-containing protein: MEDYNQENEELEENGLYEHYRLSVDPGQSPLRIDKFLSNRIDNASRSRIQAAADAGNIRVNGKPVKPNYKIKPNEEILIVMDFPRRELKIIPKIFRWILFTKTIS; the protein is encoded by the coding sequence ATGGAAGATTACAATCAGGAAAACGAAGAGCTGGAAGAAAACGGGTTGTACGAACATTACCGTTTATCTGTCGATCCGGGGCAATCTCCCTTGCGTATCGATAAGTTTCTTTCGAACAGGATCGACAACGCCTCGCGAAGCCGCATTCAGGCTGCTGCCGATGCCGGGAACATTCGTGTAAACGGAAAACCCGTAAAACCTAATTACAAGATAAAACCCAACGAGGAAATATTGATCGTAATGGATTTTCCGCGGCGAGAGTTAAAGATTATCCCGAAGATATTCCGCTGGATATTGTTTACGAAGACGATCAGCTGA